A single region of the Triticum dicoccoides isolate Atlit2015 ecotype Zavitan chromosome 2B, WEW_v2.0, whole genome shotgun sequence genome encodes:
- the LOC119363460 gene encoding glutamate receptor 3.4-like isoform X1, whose protein sequence is MGSAHLAAILLCVCIIAGGAIADSQNGTNGVPRPAEVRIGALFTFDSVIGRAVKPAIELAVADVNADPTVLPGTKLSLLMQDTNCSGFVGTIEALQLLAKDVIAVLGPQSSAIAHIISHAVNKLQVPLISFAASDPTLSSLEYPYFVRATQSDYYQMSAVASIISQYQWREVIAIYVDDDYGRGGITALGDALAKKMSKIAYKAKLPPGAGRTAIQDMLMQVNEMESRVYVVHVNPDSGMTVFSAAKSLGMMSSGYVWIATDWLSSVIDSSGHVDSDATENTQGVITLRQHVADSGIQQSLLPKLNNLTRKENRSSFSSYTAHAYDSVWLVAHAVEQFLSAGNAISFSVNQNLQAIKGSSLQLDSLRVLNNGDKLLEKVLQANFTGVSGQVQFTLDRNLIHPAYDILNIGGTGFRTIGYWSNFSGLSVAAPENLHSVPLNSTTNDIQLHDVIWPGQTAEKPRGWVFPYHGKLLRIGVPLRTSYNEFVMQDDGPDGVKGFSVDVFKSAISLLPYPVGCTFVLFGDGLKNPSYSDLVQKVSENYFDAAIGDISIVTNRTRLVDFTQPYTESGLIIVAPARETESNAWAFLKPFTFQMWCVLGLLFLFVGTVVWILEHRTNTEFRGTPRQQIMTVCWFSFSTMFFAHRENTSSALGRFVLLVWLFVVLIINSSYTASLTSLLTVQELSSGVKGLDSLISSSSAIGYQVGSFARNYLVEELNIADSRLVPLNSPSDYARALELGSGNGGVAAIIDELPYVEIFLSKYCKFKTVGQVFTKSGWGFAFPRDSPLADDLSTAILTLSENGDLQRIHDEWLSGMKGCESDDSGMSSNSLSLSSFWGLFVVCGLACVIALLIFFWRILFQYSKYNNQVELEAAIVNRPARLTSIKSLISFVDKREEEVKNALKKKPNGSQQARIGITEEPSTLPL, encoded by the exons ATGGGCTCTGCTCACCTTGCTGCCATACTGCTCTGTGTCTGCATTATTGCCGGTGGTGCCATAGCAGACAGCCAGAATGGCACCAACGGCGTCCCGAGGCCGGCTGAGGTGCGCATCGGTGCGCTCTTCACATTTGATTCGGTCATCGGGAGGGCAGTGAAGCCGGCTATCGAGCTCGCTGTTGCGGATGTCAATGCTGATCCAACCGTACTCCCCGGGACAAAACTGAGTCTTCTTATGCAGGACACCAATTGCAGTGGCTTTGTTGGAACTATTGAAG CATTGCAGCTTCTGGCCAAGGATGTCATCGCTGTATTAGGTCCACAATCATCCGCAATTGCTCATATCATTTCTCATGCCGTTAACAAACTCCAAGTCCCACTTATCTCTTTCGCAGCCTCCGATCCTACCCTTTCTTCCCTTGAATACCCTTACTTTGTGAGGGCTACACAAAGTGATTACTACCAAATGTCTGCTGTAGCTAGTATCATCAGTCAATATCAATGGAGAGAGGTCATCGCCATCTATGTTGATGATGACTATGGTAGAGGCGGCATCACAGCACTAGGTGATGCCCTTGcaaaaaagatgtccaagatagcctACAAAGCAAAATTGCCACCTGGTGCTGGAAGGACTGCAATCCAGGATATGCTGATGCAAGTGAATGAAATGGAGTCCCGCGTCTATGTTGTCCATGTGAACCCTGACTCTGGGATGACAGTTTTCTCTGCCGCAAAATCTTTAGGGATGATGAGTAGCGGCTATGTATGGATAGCAACAGACTGGCTTTCTTCAGTGATAGATTCATCTGGGCATGTTGATTCTGATGCGACAGAAAACACTCAGGGGGTTATTACGCTTCGGCAACATGTTGCTGACTCTGGCATTCAGCAGTCCTTGCTGCCCAAACTGAACAATCTGACTAGGAAAGAAAACCGTTCGAGCTTCAGTTCTTACACTGCACATGCTTATGACTCCGTATGGTTAGTTGCTCATGCAGTTGAGCAGTTCCTGAGTGCAGGGAATGCAATATCTTTTTCTGTAAACCAAAATTTGCAAGCTATAAAAGGAAGTAGCCTTCAGTTAGATTCTCTCAGAGTTCTCAACAATGGAGATAAATTACTGGAGAAAGTGTTGCAGGCAAATTTCACAGGGGTTTCAGGCCAAGTACAATTTACTTTGGACAGGAATTTGATCCATCCAGCTTATGACATCCTGAATATCGGTGGTACAGGTTTCAGAACCATTGGGTATTGGTCAAATTTTTCTGGCCTCTCAGTTGCTGCTCCAGAAAACTTGCACTCAGTACCACTGAACTCTACAACCAATGATATACAGCTCCATGATGTTATCTGGCCTGGTCAGACTGCTGAGAAACCCCGTGGTTGGGTGTTTCCGTACCATGGGAAGCTTCTAAGGATTGGAGTGCCTCTGCGTACAAGCTACAATGAGTTTGTGATGCAAGATGATGGGCCTGATGGGGTGAAGGGGTTTTCAGTTGATGTTTTCAAATCTGCAATAAGCTTGTTGCCTTACCCCGTGGGATGCACTTTTGTTTTATTTGGAGATGGACTGAAAAATCCGAGCTACAGTGACCTTGTACAGAAGGTGTCCGAAAAT TACTTTGATGCTGCCATAGGGGACATCTCTATTGTGACAAATAGAACAAGACTTGTTGATTTTACCCAGCCATATACAGAATCAGGTCTCATTATTGTAGCTCCAGCAAGGGAGACTGAATCAAACGCTTGGGCTTTTCTGAAACCATTCACCTTTCAGATGTGGTGTGTTCTAGGTTTGCTCTTCCTCTTTGTGGGTACAGTTGTTTGGATCCTGGAACACCGCACTAATACTGAGTTCCGCGGAACCCCAAGGCAACAAATTATGACAGTATGCTG GTTTAGCTTTTCAACCATGTTTTTCGCACACA GAGAGAACACTTCTAGCGCACTTGGCAGATTTGTGCTCCTTGTGTGGCTCTTTGTTGTGCTCATTATTAACTCAAGCTACACAGCAAGCTTGACATCACTTCTCACAGTCCAAGAGCTATCATCAGGGGTAAAAGGTCTTGATAGCTTGATCTCTAGTTCAAGTGCAATTGGTTATCAAGTTGGATCGTTTGCCAGAAATTATCTTGTGGAGGAGCTCAATATCGCCGATTCCCGTCTGGTGCCACTAAACAGCCCATCTGATTATGCAAGAGCACTAGAGCTAGGGTCAGGAAATGGTGGTGTTGCAGCAATAATCGATGAGCTACCATACGTTGAGATCTTCCTGTCAAAATACTGTAAATTCAAGACGGTTGGTCAGGTTTTCACAAAAAGCGGATGGGGATTT GCCTTTCCAAGAGATTCCCCTCTTGCGGACGACTTGTCGACAGCAATCCTGACACTATCAGAGAACGGCGACCTCCAAAGGATCCATGATGAATGGTTAAGTGGGATGAAAGGATGTGAGTCAGATGATAGTGGGATGAGCTCAAACTCCTTGAGCCTATCAAGCTTCTGGGGCCTCTTTGTCGTGTGTGGCCTTGCATGTGTCATTGCTCTCCTGATTTTCTTCTGGCGAATATTGTTTCAGTACAGCAAGTATAATAACCAGGTTGAGCTTGAAGCGGCGATCGTGAACCGGCCAGCAAGGCTAACCAGCATCAAATCGCTAATCTCTTTTGTTGacaagagggaggaggaggtgaAGAATGCTCTCAAGAAAAAGCCTAATGGCTCTCAGCAGGCAAGAATCGGCATTACAGAAGAACCATCTACACTGCCGCTGTAA
- the LOC119363460 gene encoding glutamate receptor 3.4-like isoform X2 — protein sequence MSAVASIISQYQWREVIAIYVDDDYGRGGITALGDALAKKMSKIAYKAKLPPGAGRTAIQDMLMQVNEMESRVYVVHVNPDSGMTVFSAAKSLGMMSSGYVWIATDWLSSVIDSSGHVDSDATENTQGVITLRQHVADSGIQQSLLPKLNNLTRKENRSSFSSYTAHAYDSVWLVAHAVEQFLSAGNAISFSVNQNLQAIKGSSLQLDSLRVLNNGDKLLEKVLQANFTGVSGQVQFTLDRNLIHPAYDILNIGGTGFRTIGYWSNFSGLSVAAPENLHSVPLNSTTNDIQLHDVIWPGQTAEKPRGWVFPYHGKLLRIGVPLRTSYNEFVMQDDGPDGVKGFSVDVFKSAISLLPYPVGCTFVLFGDGLKNPSYSDLVQKVSENYFDAAIGDISIVTNRTRLVDFTQPYTESGLIIVAPARETESNAWAFLKPFTFQMWCVLGLLFLFVGTVVWILEHRTNTEFRGTPRQQIMTVCWFSFSTMFFAHRENTSSALGRFVLLVWLFVVLIINSSYTASLTSLLTVQELSSGVKGLDSLISSSSAIGYQVGSFARNYLVEELNIADSRLVPLNSPSDYARALELGSGNGGVAAIIDELPYVEIFLSKYCKFKTVGQVFTKSGWGFAFPRDSPLADDLSTAILTLSENGDLQRIHDEWLSGMKGCESDDSGMSSNSLSLSSFWGLFVVCGLACVIALLIFFWRILFQYSKYNNQVELEAAIVNRPARLTSIKSLISFVDKREEEVKNALKKKPNGSQQARIGITEEPSTLPL from the exons ATGTCTGCTGTAGCTAGTATCATCAGTCAATATCAATGGAGAGAGGTCATCGCCATCTATGTTGATGATGACTATGGTAGAGGCGGCATCACAGCACTAGGTGATGCCCTTGcaaaaaagatgtccaagatagcctACAAAGCAAAATTGCCACCTGGTGCTGGAAGGACTGCAATCCAGGATATGCTGATGCAAGTGAATGAAATGGAGTCCCGCGTCTATGTTGTCCATGTGAACCCTGACTCTGGGATGACAGTTTTCTCTGCCGCAAAATCTTTAGGGATGATGAGTAGCGGCTATGTATGGATAGCAACAGACTGGCTTTCTTCAGTGATAGATTCATCTGGGCATGTTGATTCTGATGCGACAGAAAACACTCAGGGGGTTATTACGCTTCGGCAACATGTTGCTGACTCTGGCATTCAGCAGTCCTTGCTGCCCAAACTGAACAATCTGACTAGGAAAGAAAACCGTTCGAGCTTCAGTTCTTACACTGCACATGCTTATGACTCCGTATGGTTAGTTGCTCATGCAGTTGAGCAGTTCCTGAGTGCAGGGAATGCAATATCTTTTTCTGTAAACCAAAATTTGCAAGCTATAAAAGGAAGTAGCCTTCAGTTAGATTCTCTCAGAGTTCTCAACAATGGAGATAAATTACTGGAGAAAGTGTTGCAGGCAAATTTCACAGGGGTTTCAGGCCAAGTACAATTTACTTTGGACAGGAATTTGATCCATCCAGCTTATGACATCCTGAATATCGGTGGTACAGGTTTCAGAACCATTGGGTATTGGTCAAATTTTTCTGGCCTCTCAGTTGCTGCTCCAGAAAACTTGCACTCAGTACCACTGAACTCTACAACCAATGATATACAGCTCCATGATGTTATCTGGCCTGGTCAGACTGCTGAGAAACCCCGTGGTTGGGTGTTTCCGTACCATGGGAAGCTTCTAAGGATTGGAGTGCCTCTGCGTACAAGCTACAATGAGTTTGTGATGCAAGATGATGGGCCTGATGGGGTGAAGGGGTTTTCAGTTGATGTTTTCAAATCTGCAATAAGCTTGTTGCCTTACCCCGTGGGATGCACTTTTGTTTTATTTGGAGATGGACTGAAAAATCCGAGCTACAGTGACCTTGTACAGAAGGTGTCCGAAAAT TACTTTGATGCTGCCATAGGGGACATCTCTATTGTGACAAATAGAACAAGACTTGTTGATTTTACCCAGCCATATACAGAATCAGGTCTCATTATTGTAGCTCCAGCAAGGGAGACTGAATCAAACGCTTGGGCTTTTCTGAAACCATTCACCTTTCAGATGTGGTGTGTTCTAGGTTTGCTCTTCCTCTTTGTGGGTACAGTTGTTTGGATCCTGGAACACCGCACTAATACTGAGTTCCGCGGAACCCCAAGGCAACAAATTATGACAGTATGCTG GTTTAGCTTTTCAACCATGTTTTTCGCACACA GAGAGAACACTTCTAGCGCACTTGGCAGATTTGTGCTCCTTGTGTGGCTCTTTGTTGTGCTCATTATTAACTCAAGCTACACAGCAAGCTTGACATCACTTCTCACAGTCCAAGAGCTATCATCAGGGGTAAAAGGTCTTGATAGCTTGATCTCTAGTTCAAGTGCAATTGGTTATCAAGTTGGATCGTTTGCCAGAAATTATCTTGTGGAGGAGCTCAATATCGCCGATTCCCGTCTGGTGCCACTAAACAGCCCATCTGATTATGCAAGAGCACTAGAGCTAGGGTCAGGAAATGGTGGTGTTGCAGCAATAATCGATGAGCTACCATACGTTGAGATCTTCCTGTCAAAATACTGTAAATTCAAGACGGTTGGTCAGGTTTTCACAAAAAGCGGATGGGGATTT GCCTTTCCAAGAGATTCCCCTCTTGCGGACGACTTGTCGACAGCAATCCTGACACTATCAGAGAACGGCGACCTCCAAAGGATCCATGATGAATGGTTAAGTGGGATGAAAGGATGTGAGTCAGATGATAGTGGGATGAGCTCAAACTCCTTGAGCCTATCAAGCTTCTGGGGCCTCTTTGTCGTGTGTGGCCTTGCATGTGTCATTGCTCTCCTGATTTTCTTCTGGCGAATATTGTTTCAGTACAGCAAGTATAATAACCAGGTTGAGCTTGAAGCGGCGATCGTGAACCGGCCAGCAAGGCTAACCAGCATCAAATCGCTAATCTCTTTTGTTGacaagagggaggaggaggtgaAGAATGCTCTCAAGAAAAAGCCTAATGGCTCTCAGCAGGCAAGAATCGGCATTACAGAAGAACCATCTACACTGCCGCTGTAA